The DNA sequence CGTGGCCGGCGATGATCTCGTGGAGGGAGCCCAGCTCACGCTCCCGTGCCGTCAGGAGCGCCACGGTCCGGCACTCTCGCAGGTGATCGAGCTTCTCCTGCCATTCGCGGTATTTTATCGCCTGCTCACGCTCTTTCTCGAGCTCGACGAGCCGCACCGAGAGTTCATTCAGGAGAAGTTCCTCGCGCTCGATGCGCTCACGGACGACCTCGAGCTCTCCGAGGGACTGCTCCTTTTTCTTGTCGAACTCGGCGACGCCTGCGATCTCATCGATGATCTTGCGCCGCTCGAAGTCCGTCATCTCGGTGATCCGGGTGACGTCCCCCTGCATCACCACATTATATCCCTCGGCCTTGATGCCGACCTTTGCAAGAAACTCGATGATGTCGCCCTGTTTGCAGAGACGATCGTTGAGGTAGTTATAGCTGTAATAGCCGTGCGGCGTCCGCTTGATGCGCCGCCTGACACGGGTCCCGTCCGAGAAGGTGATCTGGACCTCCGCAGTATTCCTGCCGGTATTGACGTTGATGAGGTCCGTCAGTTTTTCCGCCCGAAGACCGCGTGCGCTAGAGAGGGCAAGGCAAAAGAGGATACTATCGATGATGTTGCTCTTGCCCGAGCCATTCGGGCCCGATATGACGGTAAATCCCTCATAGAAGGGGATTTTTGTTTTTTTCCCGAAAGATTTGAAATTGTCTATTTCCAGCTCAGTGATGTACAACCAGCAGACTCCCGGTTATTTTTTCTTAATTTCCACCGAGTCATCCTCTTCGGCGTAAATCAGGGGCTTGGATTCCTCAGCCTGGCGATAGCCCTTCCCCGTGCGGGTATTCTTCACGCGGGGGCGTGCCCCGGCGACGATGAGGTCTTCATCGTTTGACCGCTCTTCGTAATCGAGCGTGCCGTCCGGCTGCATGATCTTGACTGCGTCATGGGGCCGCTTCCCGGACGCTGCTTCAGGGGCGGGTTTGCGGGCCGTAGGGGCCGGCTCGGGGGCAGGACGCGTTCGCCGCGGTGCCGCAGGACCAGGCTGGGATGCCGCCGACGCACCTTCGACGAGTTTCGATAGCTTGCGCACCTCTGCCTTCATGTCAAGAAGCTCTTCAGTCAGTCCCTTTACCATCCCTTCAAGCTCGTTGACACGGTTTGCCAGACGCTCGTCAACAGGCTCGGTTCGAACCACTTCAGTGATTTCCGGATTTTCCTTTAACATTTCGATCTCCCGGTCTTTTTCCTCAATAATATGCTTAAGTCGATTAATTTCCCTCTGATTTTGTGACATCGGCCCCTCACCTACTGAATCATTACGCCGAGTATCTAATAATTTTTATGTTCTTTCATTATTGATAGCGTTTCTGGGCGGATATTTCTGAAATCATCAGATATTTTATCTTTTTTCGCACCTTTGTGACAAGGTATATACTCTTATCTATCCAACTTGTGTGCATATGTCTAGTCTGGCCGAATCAGATCCAGAAGTATATGAAATCATTGAACTCGAACGTTCCCGTCAGGTGAACGGTCTTGAACTCATCGCTTCTGAAAATGTGGTTTCCAAGGCAGTACTCGAAGCTGTCGGTTCCATCATGACCAACAAATATGCAGAGGGGTACCCCGGGAAACGGTACTACGGCGGATGTCAGTACCATGACATGGTCGAAAACCTTGCACGCGACCGGCTCTGCAAACTTTTTGGCGCCGAACATGCGAACGTCCAGGCGGTCTCGGGAAGCCAGGCCAACCAGGCGGTTTACTTTGCCTACATGAAGCACAACGACGTCATGATGAGCCAGGACCTCTCGCAGGGCGGCCACCTGTCCCACGGTTCACCGGTCAACATCACCGGCAAGTGGTACTCGGTCTCCCACTACGGCGTCGACCACGAGACGGAGATGCTGGACTATGCGTCCATCGCCGAGCAGGCACGGAAAATAAAACCGAAGATGATCGTCTGCGGTGCGAGCGCCTACCCGCGTGAGATCGATTTCAAGGCATTCCAGGAGATCGCCGAGGACGTCGGTGCATACTGTATGGCCGACATCGCCCACATCGCGGGCCTCTGCGCCACCGGCGTGCACAACTCACCGGTGGGCGTCGTCAACTTCACCACCTCGACCACCCACAAGACCCTCCGCGGACCTCGCGGCGGTATCATTATGTGCAACGACGAGTATGCCGCCGACATCGACCGCTCGGTCTTCCCCGGCATGCAGGGCGGCCCCCTGATGCACGTCATCGCCGGTAAGGCGGTCTGTTTCCAGGAAGCCCTCCAGCCCTCCTTTACGGAATATGCAAAACAGGTCGTAAAAAACGCCCGGGCAATGGCGGAGACCCTCCTCGACGAAGGCTTCGACCTCGTCTCCGGCGGAACGGACAACCACCTCATCCTCCTCGACCTGACCAATATCGGACTGACCGGACTTGAGGCAGAGAACCTCCTCGGTGATGCCGGCATCACCGTCAATAAGAATACCATCCCCCGCGAGACCCGCAGTCCATTCGTGACCTCCGGTCTTCGCATCGGCACCCCCGCCGTCACCTCACGCGGCATGAAGGAAGACGAGATGAAACAGATCGCCCTCTTCATCGCCCGTGTCCTCAAGGACCCCGAGAACACGACCATGACTGCAGATGTCAAGGAAGAAGTTAAGGGTCTTGCCAGCGGATTCACCCTCTATCCGGATGAAGTATGTTAATTGATGGAAAAGGAATCTCAGTAAAGCGCCTTGCGGCACTCAAAGAGGAGATCGCCACTTCAGGATGTGTCCCCTGCCTTGCAACGGTCATCGTGGGGGCAGACCCGGCCTCCCAGATGTACGTGCGGATGAAGCACAAGGCCTGCGATGATGTCGGCGTCACCTCCGTTGGCGTCGAACTTCCCGAAGACGCCACCACCGAAGAGGTCGTGGCAGCAGTCGCCCACCTGAACGACGACCCGTCGGTCCACGGCATCCTCGTGCAGCTCCCGCTGCCGAAACAGATCGATACCGAGGCCGTCATCGAGGCCGTCTCTCCGGCAAAGGACGTCGACGGGTTCCACCCGGAAAATGTCGGCGCCCTCTTCTCCGGACGTCCGCGGTTCGTGCCGTGCACTCCCGGCGGAATCATGACGCTTCTTGCCGAGTATGCCATTCCGACCGCCGGCGCCCGTGCGGTCGTCGTCGGCCGCAGTGTCGATGTCGGGCGCCCGATGGCAGCACTCCTCATCAACGCCGATGCGACGGTGACCGTCTGCCACTCGCGGACAAAGAACCTCGAAGATGAGATGAAGGCGGCGGACATTTTGGTCAGCGCCATCGGCAAGGCCCGGTTCGTCACGAAGGATATGGTCAAACCAGGTGCCGTCGTCATCGACGTGGGCATCAACTATGACGACGATGGCAAACTCTGCGGCGACGTCGACTTCGACGCGGTTGCAGATGTCGCCTCCGCCATCACGCCGGTTCCGGGCGGGGTCGGCCCGATGACCATTGCGACGCTGATGGAGAACACCTTCGCCGCCGCAAAACGCCAGATATGTTGAAGTGTTTCGTCGGAACGGTGGGTATTGGCGGCGGCGACCCGGTACGCCTGATGGCCGTGATGAATGCCAGCCCCGAATCTTTTTTTTCTCATTCTTTTGTTCCCCGTGAAAAGCTCCGTGACACGGCATTCAGGTTTCTGGACGATGGCGCCGAGATCATCGACCTCGGAGCACGCTCGACGGCACCCGATGCCCCGCCCCTCAGTGCCGCCGAGGAGAAGGAGCGTCTCTGCGCATCATTAAAGGAACTGGCGGGGATCGGGCTCCCCGTCTCGGTCGACACGATGTTTCCCGACGTGCTCGATGCAGCCCTCCGGTATGACATCGACGCCATCAACGATATCCACGGCCTTGCAAACCCCGACTACGCCCGTATCGCCGGAGACGCAGGGCTGCCGGTCTTTCTGATGGCGTCCACCGCCGTGCCTGGCGACGCCGTCGGGGTTACCGCGACCCATGCGGCCTGCGAGACGGTCATCGACCGGGCGCACCGGGCGGGCATCACCGACATTATCCTCGACCCCGCCATCGGCCACTGGATACCCGAACGCACGATGGAAGACGACTGGGATCTCTGCCGGGCATTTTCCTCGTTTCAGGCCCATGGCTGCCCCCTCCTTGCGGCGGTCTCCCGCAAATCGTTCATCGGCGATCTCCTTGACACGCCACCGGAGGGGCGCCTTGCAGGAACGATGGCCGTCACCTACGACCTCCTCCTGCAGGGAGCATCCGTCGTCCGCACCCACGATGTACGCGAAACGGCAGACCTAATACGAATCTTTGAACACCTCAGGGAATCGAGGCAGAATATCACATGACGGACAATTTCTGTGTTTATGGGCTCACCACCGGCATCATCACCGCCGGTGACGATATCACACAGGCCATTCTCACCTCGGCTGAAACGGCCTGCGGCATCGAAGACGGGGACATCATCGTCATCGCAGAGAGCGCCCTTGCCTCTGCCGAAGGCGCCATCGTCTACCTCGACGATGTCACTCCTTCGGCCGAGGCAGAACGCCTCGCCGAAGAATACCGGATGGACCCGCGGGTCGTCGAGGTCGTCATCGGCCAGAGTGACGCCATCATCGGCGGCATACCGGGCTTTCTCCTGTGTCTTCGGGGGGGGACGCTCCTCCCGAACGCAGGCACCGACGGGTCGAACGCACCCCCGGGTGCGCTCGTCTGCCTTCCCGACGACCCGGACCAAAGCGCCGCCACCATTCGCGAGCGCATCCGTCGGGAGACGGGGAGGACCGTCGGCGTGCTCATCGCCGATTCACGAACCCATGCGATGCGCCTCGGGTGCGGCGGGGTCGCCATCGGATGTGCAGGGTTCGGCGCCGTCGAGGACGATGTCGGGCGAAACGATCTCTTCGGCCGGACGCTCGAGGTGACGAAACGTGCCATCGGGGACAACCTTGCATCCGCTGCAGAACTCGTGATGGGTGAAGCGGACGAATGCGTTCCGGCCGCGCTCATACGGGGGACGAATATCCCCATGACCGAAGAAAGAGGTGTCGAGACGATAGACGCGGCAGAGTGCCTATTCATGGGGGCTGCGCTGCACGCTGACCCGTCCCGTCTCAAGGGAAAGCCCGATACCGATACCCTGTAGATATCCCCTGCTCTCTCCTTTTCCGTGGAGAAGGATCTCCACCAGATCCTCCCGCTCGTCGATATCCGTCGACATGAAAAACGAATCGATCACCTCGACGGAGAGCCCCGCCGCCTCGGCGATCGCCATGTGATCGCAGAAACTTGCGCCGTAGAAATCGACCCGGTACCGGGAGGGTTCCCTGATGAAGATCACATTGGTCCCGCCGCCCCTCCCGGGGACGATGGCCACATCCGCCCCGGTTTCGATGACACGGCGGATAGATGCTGGCGTTGCGAGTGGAATATCCGACATGAAGATGAGGACCGGCCCTCCGGTGCAACGGGCAAGATAGTCATTGAGCGCCTCGTTGAGACCCTGTTCATCGATGTATGTCGCGGCCCCGGTATGACGAAAGTCCGTCGTGCAGAGGATGCACGGGCTGCACCCGGCCTCCCGGAGGGCACGGATCACATCGCCCAGCATGACGCGGGCAAAGGCCTCACGCTCCTGCTGATCCATGATGTCGGAAAGCCGCGTCTTCGGGTTTACCGGGCGAAATGGTATGATGGCGTCGACAGGCATTGGAGAGTCACCGTGATGGGGCTTTTCTGGAATTCACGTGTAAAAAATGAGACCTATTCATCCCTGAAGAAGAGCCGGCAGTGACAGTTCCCGTCGTTTGCCAGTTCATCTTCATGGAATATGCAGGGACAGATGATTTCCCTGTCCGTTTCCTCGTCACCGGTGCGCATCCTGCACGGACAGTATCGCTCGCCCAGGCGCACGGTATTTCGTGCCAGCCCCTTCAGGACAGCGTCGAGCTGTTTGTCGTTTGGGTTCAGGTGCCAGTCCTTCGAAGCAGCGTACTCCGCCGCCCATTCCCTGATGGACTTCTGGATGGCTTCTTCATCGGCTTTTTTGCTTTTTCCGGTCATCATTCACCTGCTTACTGATTCTCGATATGGGCAATCATCGACTCAAACAGGCGACGTCCGTCGTCCGAACCGAGGATGCCTTCCGCCGCCCGCTCGGGATGCGGCATCATTACAAGGACATTGCCGTCCTCTCCTAAAACACCTGTGATGTTGAGCTCGGACCCGTTCGGGTTGGACGCGGGGGTGCATTCGCCTGCCTCGTTGCAGAAGCGGAAGGCCACGCGTCCCTCGTCGAGGAGCTGCCTGCCCACGCCCGGCGGGACGACATACCGCCCCTCCTTGTGGGCAATCGGGATCCTGATGACCTCTCCTTTACGGTACTTCGTGGTGAAGGGAGAGGTGGCGTTCTCCACCTTCAGGTGGACCCACTCACAGATGAATTTCGGGTATTCGTTGGTCGTAAAGACCCCGGGGACGAGCCCGCTCTCGGCACCTATCTGAGCGCCGTTGCAGATGCCCAGGACCAGCCGTCCGGCACCTGCATGAGCGAGCACGTCCTGCATGATCGGCGTCCGCGTCGCAATCGCGCCGGCCCGCAGGTAGTCGCCGTACGAGAATCCACCGGGGATGATGACTGCATCGTACTCCCGGCCGATGCCTTCCTTGTACCATATCAGGTCGCAGTCCACGCCGCAGACATCGTGCACGACATGGTATGCGTCATGGTCACAGTTGCTTCCGCCAAACTGGAGTACTGCAAATCTCATTTCAGGACCTCAATCTCGTAGGAGTGAATGACCGGGTTTGCAAGCAGCCGCTCGCACATCTCCCCGGCACGAATGCGGGCGTCCGCTTCCGTCGGGACGTCCATCGTGATGGAGAACACCCGTGCGGTCGTAAGCGTTTCAGTCTCAAATCCAAGATTGGAGAGGGCATGCTGGATGGCCCGGGCCTCCGGGTCGAGCATGCCTTCCTTGAGTGATATGGTAATGTTTGCGGTAAAACTCATGCATTTCCTCCACGCATTTCATCGGTGATCCGTTCCACGACCCGTGCATAGGCCGACATCACATCGCCCTTGCCGAAGCGGTAGACGTCCTTGTCCAGCGACTCGCCGGTCTCCTGGTCCCAGAGGCGCATCGAGTCCATGCTGATCTCGTCGCCAAGGTAGATGCCGTTATCCGTCCGGCCGAACTCGATCTTGAAGTCAACGAGATCGATGCCAAGTTCGGCGAAGAACTCGGAGAGCAGGAGATTGATGCGAAGCGTCTGCTCGCGGACGAAGGCGAGCTCATCCGGCGTCAAAAAACCGAGCGCTATGATCAGGTCATCATTGATCGAGGGGTCGCCTGCGGCATCGTTCTTGTAGTCGGTGACGATGACCGGCGGGGAGAGCGGCTGCCCCTCGGTGAACGGGAATTTCTTCACGATGGACCCTGCCGCGATATTGCGGGCGATGACCTCAAGAGGGATCATCTTCAGTTCCCGTACGGCCATGGTCCGGTCGTCTTCCATCCCGAGATAGTGCGTCTGTATACCGTTCTTCTCGAGGTAATTGAAGAAGAAGGCGGAGACGCGGGCATTGTAGACACCCTTTCCTTCCAGCACATCCTTCTTCTCGCCATTGAACGCCGTGATGTCGTCCCGGAAGACGACGATCAGTACACCGGGGGTGTCCGAGCGGTACACCGATTTTGCCTTCCCCTGATACAGGAGTTCCCCTTTCTTCATAGCTCCTCTCCGTTTCTCTTCATCATTTGCATATTGCGTTCTTCAATCACTTCAGCAAGAGTTTTAATAAGCCCTTCGAGAGACGGGTCGTTCCACCCGCGGTCGATGAACCGCTGGTAGATGCAGAGGCGTTCCCTGAGCATATTTGTTCCGACAAGACCCTGCAGCTCTTCTATCTGCGGCCATGGATGTTCGGGATTGACGTAGTCGATCGTCACCGGGGAGACGCCCCCGAGATCATCCACGCCGCATTCGATGAGGTAGGCGGCATCGGCCAGATTCGGCGGGACCTGCACCATCACGTCATCGGGCAGGATTTCGCGGGCAAGCCGTATGATCCCGCACATTTCCTCAGTGCCCGGATAGGTGGCGGCCTCCATCGGGGTGCCTTCCTTCGGGCAGAAGTTCTGGATGATAACCTCCTGGATATGGCCGTAGCGCCGGTGCAGGTCGCGTATGACCTCCAGCGACTCCTCCCGGTCACGGGGAGTCTCCCCGATGCCTATCAGAAGCCCGGTCGTAAACGGTATCTTCAGCCGCCCGGCGTCCTCCATCATCGCGATGCGGACCTCGGGAGCCTTGCCCGGTGCCTTGCGGTGGGCGGGGATCTCGGCCGTCGTCTCCAGCATGAGCCCCATGCTGGCGTTGACGGTGCGGAAGCGCTCCAGCTCCTCGCGGGTGAGAATTCCCGCGTTCGTGTGTGGAAGCATCCCCGCATCGATGGCCGCCCGGCACATATCGTAACAGTAGTCGAGAATCGTCGCATAGCCGGTCGGTGCCAGTGCCGCGTCGAACCCCTCGACCATGCCGGGCTGTTCACCAAACGTAAAGAGAGCCTCGGTACATCCCATCGATGCGCTGTACCGGATGGTCTCCTCCACCACCGCCGGAGGCATGATGCAGCCCTCCTGCACCGGGGTGCGGAAACAGCAGTATCCGCACGTGTTCCGGCACACGGTCGTGAGCGGAAGAAACGCATTTCGTGAATAGGTGATCACCCGGGGGTGCATGATCATACATTTCAGCACCGGGGGTATTCAAGCTTCGGACAGATGCCGTCCGGGTGCTTTAGAACCAGTGATCCAGGGTCTTCTGCCCGCTGCCCGAGCGCATCTTCTCCAGGACGGCCTTTACGCGCACAGATGAGAAATCGTAGGTATTGCAGAGGAGATCGTGGATGCCGTCCTCGTCCGGCGTCCGCCATTCGACGGTATAATCCGTCGTCACCGGCGGTGTCCTGAAGAATTCGAATATCGGCTCCACATCCGTCTCCGGGGCCTTCTCCGCCATCGTCTCATCAAAGGTGCCGGCCCGGACGATCTTAAGCGCCGTCTTCGGTCCTATGCCCCTGATGCCCGTATTGAAGTCGGTGCCGATGAGAATGCCCATCCGGATAAGATCATCGCGGGTAATGGAAAGCCCGGCCAGCACCTCGGCAAGGACGATACGTTCGGGTTCGACCGAGATGGTCCGGCCGCGGATCTTCCGTTTTCCGCTCACGGTGAGATTGCGCACGAGCACCGGTACCCCGAAGAGGAGCGAGTCGTAGTCCTGGCTGACGGCATAGCTCACGTCCCCCCGCTGCGCCATGTATGCCGCCTGAGCCTCGCCCTCGGAGGGCGCGGTGAGATACGGGACGCCCATCAGGCGGAGAAGCTCCTGTGCGCCCTCGACCGTCTCCTTATCCAGCCGGGTCGCCGAACGGGCCTGTTTGTAGGCCTCCTTCTCATCGCCTGCCGCCAGTGCCTCCGACCATGCCTCCGCCGCCCGGCTCCGGGCAGCACGCCGCTCCTCGATCGTCCGCATCTTGAGGTCGGGCGGTTTTCCGTCGAAGACATACACCGGCCGGATACCCTTCTCCATGAGGGTCGCCGTCCGGAAGAAGAGGCCCGACAGGTGCGAGGTCACCCTCCCTTCGCGGTCCATCAGGGGCGTTCCGTCCGGTTGGCGGATGATGGTCAGAAACTGGTACAGTGCATTGTTCCCGTCAATTGCGGCGCTGCCCGCAAGGGCATCCCAGGAAACCGTCGTCTTGTAATCTGCGAGAATCTCGCGTAGTCCTACACCCATAAAAAATTGTGCGTGTATGGTATTTTCAGCGGTACACGCGACGCGAAAGTTCGGAAACGATCTGGTGAACCTCGGAGATCATCGTATCACACTTCTTATTCACCATCTGGTTGAGCTCGTCCAGGTTCATCCGCATGGTGCGTTCACGGGCACTCACGTTCTGGTCGAGCGCACGGATCTTCGTTCCGAGCGAAAGAAACAGCCCGCCCAGCGATGCCATCATGAGCGTGGCCGCCACCGCGAGGATGAGATCCTGCCATACCCGCAGGACGAGGACAAGCGTGGCAATGATCAGCACGATTGCAAGGATAATGTCGACAAGAGATTCCTGAATATCCATGATATGTCATGATGGCAAACCAGTAATTAATCTAACTATATCGAATCCGCACCCGTCCGGCACCGCACAGAACCGCTGCCGCCCGAATCGGACCGGACGGACGTGACAATGCCTGCAACCGGGGAAGAGACGGGGAGAAACGGGTCGAGAATAACCGGGCACCATATACGTTTATCCATATCCCGGTCAAGAAGTACCTCCAATGAGTGAAGAATCGGGGATTCGTTCCTATATCCCGCTGGCCGGCATGCTGCTCCTGCTGCTGGTGGTCCAGATATGTGCGCTTGCCGTCACCCCCCTCATGATCGGTGCCGGGTACGAGGCCTTCGAAGACCCGGATTCGGCCGCAAACCCGATATTTTTCATCGTGCTCCTGCTGATCTTCACCGCCGTTCTGCTCTGGCTCATCCGCAAGGGCAAAAAGAACGTCATCACGGCGATCATCGGTTTCTCCATCGTCTTCATCTTCCTCTATATTTACAGCGCCGTCTTCCTCTTCCTCCTCGGCCCCACTATCGCAGGATATCTGGCGACGGGTGTTGCGACCGTCCTTTCGACGGCCGTCCTCTACCTCTATCCCGAGTGGTATGTCATCGACGTAATGGGGGTGATCGTCTCGGCGGGGGCAGCATCGATCTTCGGCATCTCCCTCGGTATCCTGCCGGTCATCCTCCTCCTCGTGCTGCTCGCCGTCTACGACGCCATCTCGGTCTACCGGACGAAGCACATGATCGATCTCGCCGAAGGGGTGATCGCAACGAAGAGCCCCATTCTCGTCGTCGTTCCGAAGAGTGTGGGGTACTCGTACAGAAAAGAGGGAATCGCCATCCACAAGGAGAAGAACGAACGCGGGGCATTCATCATGGGCATGGGGGACCTCATCATGCCCTCCATCCTCGTCGTCTCCTCCTATGCCTTCCTCGAGGCCCCCTCAGTTTTCTGGACGCTCTCCCTCCCCACCATAGGCGCGATTGCGGGCAGCCTTGCCGGTCTTGTCGTCCTTATGCACTATGTCAATAAAGGGAATGTTCAGGCGGGTCTTCCGCTCCTGAACGGAGGAGTGATTACAGGGTTTCTTCTTGGCTGTATGCTGGCGGGGACCTGGGGCTGGCTGCCATATATCTGAGAAGGACTTCCACGACCTCCTCAATCCCCTCTTCTGTTGTCGTTGACATGTTCAGGTAGCCCTCCATCCCGGCGAGGTCGGATTTGCCCACCACCACTTCGACGGGGACGTCACCCACCACCCGGCGGACCTCCTCGAGAAGGGCGAGCTGTCTTTCCACCGGGTACCCGCAGGCCTCGCTCGCGTCGATGATGAAGAGAATGACATCGGCGACATTGGTGATCGCCGAGAGCGCCTGGTGCTCGATATAATTGCGCTCCTCTGCCGGACGATCGAGGATCCCGGGGGTATCCACGATCTGCATGCGCTCGCGTCCCACGTCCCGGTGTCCCACGACGACCTGCTTCGTGGTAAACGCGTATCCTGCGACCTCAGGTTCGGCGGACGATATCAGCCGGATGAAGGAGGACTTGCCGACGTTCGGGTATCCTGCGACGACCACGGTGAACTCGTCGCGGATATCGGGGAGTTTTCGCAGCACATCGCGGGCACTGTTCAGGAGGACGAGGTCGTCCTCCACCTGGTGCATGATGGAGGCCATGCGCCCGGTAGCGGCCTTTCGCAGGTTGGATGCATCATCCGGATTCGTTCGAATCCGCCATGCATAGTCGTTTCCGACCTCGCGGATGCGCCCTGCGGCCCATGTCAGGGCACCGAGGGACCGCCGCAGTTTGTCGATGGAAAAGAGGATGTTCGTCATCTCCTGATAGAAGATGGGCAGGTTCTCGAATGTCGGGAACCGGCGGACGGTGTCGTCCAGTTTGTCGTAAAGGGATTTCGACACCGAACGCACGAACTCCTCGTTTGCACGGACCTTGTTGCGCTTTTCTTTTTTGGCGGCCGCCGCTCTCTTGAGCGCACGCTCAAGGAGTTCATCGGCAGTCGGTATTGTCGGTATATGTTCAAATTCCACAGAAAGCACAACCCATTATTACTACAAATCGCTTATGATTAACCATTATGGATCTGTCGCCCATCCAGAAAGATATTCTCATCACCCTCATTGCCCTCTATCACCAGCATTCATCCCCCATCAAAGGCGAAGGCATTGCGGATATGCTCAAACGAAACCCGGGGACCGTGCGAAATCAGATGCAGGCCCTCAAGGCGCTGGGGCTTGTCGACGGGGTGCCGGGGCCGAAGGGCGGATATACGCCGACGTCCCTTGCCTACAAGGAACTCAATATCGCCGACTATGCAACCGATGCCCGGGTGCCGATACGCAGAGGCGATGACATCGTCCCGAGTGTGAACGTGACCGAGATAGATTTTACCACCCTCTGTCACCCCGATATCTGTCAGGCGGTCGTCAAACTCATCGGCAGCGTCAAGATGTTCCAGATCGGTGATCGGATCACCATCGGACCGTCGCCCGTGAACAAACTGCTGGTGCGAGGCGAGATATACGGGAAGGACGAAGTCTCCCAGTCGCTTCTCATCACGATCACCGAGATGATTTCGCTTCCCAAAAAGAAGATCAAACACTACATGTCGACGCCGGTCAAGAGCATACCTTCGACGGCCACCTTCCGGGAGGCGTTTGGCATTTTCACGAAGAACCGCATCCACGGGGCGCCGGTGATGGACGGGGAGAAGGTGGTGGGCATCGTCACCCTCTCGGACATCTCCCGCGGGATTGAGAACGGGATGGATCTTGCGACCCCGGTCACACGCGTGATGACCGTCAAGGTCGTCACCGCCCCGCCGGACATCAACCTCTACGAGGTGATCGGCAGATTCAAGGAGCAGTCCATCGGGCGACTTCTTATCATGAAGGACGACAAGCCCATCGGCATCCTCACCCAGTCGGACATCATCAGGGTCTTCCCTGCACTCTGATTGAAAAAATACCTTTTTTCAAACGGCCTTTTTTACCGAGATTGAAACAATTTAAATAGTATCAGGCCCTCCTTTTTTAATATGAGGAATACATTCTCCCGCAATCTCTCAAAGAAAAAAGTGATGAGTACGGATGGAATGGTGATTGGGACAATACGGAATATCATGGTCGATTTCAAGACCGGGGAAGTCACCGACCTTGTCGTCAAGCCTGAGCAGAACTTCGATACGTCCAGTTATGCCACCGAAGGGGACAAGCTCTTCATCCCGTTCGAGGCCGTCAAGGATATCCGGGATTATATCGTCGTCGACCGGTATCTCTCTTCACGCAAGTGAAGGAAATACCGACCTGACCGCTTCTATAAACCCATCCCCGTACTTTTCTTTCGTGACCCGGTCCGCCGCGTCCTTCACATCATCGCTCGCATTTGCGACCGCAACCCCGGTGCCCGCAAGCTCGATCATCTCCCGGTCATTGTGCGAGTCGCCGACCGCAAGGAAATCCCCCACATCAAGGCCCATGTCGCGGGCGACGCAGCCAAACGCAGTGCCTTTGCTGATGCCGTGTCCCTGGAGATGAATCGCAAAACCGGTGTCGAGCACACGCACGTCGAAGCCTGCAAGTGCGCGTTTCACCTCCTCCGGTTCCACCGTCCGGGCGAAGGCGACGTCGGCGAAACGATATTCCGGGCTGTAGAGCTCGAGCTCTACGCCTTGCCTGCCAAAATAGTGTTCAAGGTGGTGGAACGCGGCCCGGCAGAGCGCGA is a window from the Methanovulcanius yangii genome containing:
- a CDS encoding DUF7518 family protein, with amino-acid sequence MLKENPEITEVVRTEPVDERLANRVNELEGMVKGLTEELLDMKAEVRKLSKLVEGASAASQPGPAAPRRTRPAPEPAPTARKPAPEAASGKRPHDAVKIMQPDGTLDYEERSNDEDLIVAGARPRVKNTRTGKGYRQAEESKPLIYAEEDDSVEIKKK
- the glyA gene encoding serine hydroxymethyltransferase — encoded protein: MSSLAESDPEVYEIIELERSRQVNGLELIASENVVSKAVLEAVGSIMTNKYAEGYPGKRYYGGCQYHDMVENLARDRLCKLFGAEHANVQAVSGSQANQAVYFAYMKHNDVMMSQDLSQGGHLSHGSPVNITGKWYSVSHYGVDHETEMLDYASIAEQARKIKPKMIVCGASAYPREIDFKAFQEIAEDVGAYCMADIAHIAGLCATGVHNSPVGVVNFTTSTTHKTLRGPRGGIIMCNDEYAADIDRSVFPGMQGGPLMHVIAGKAVCFQEALQPSFTEYAKQVVKNARAMAETLLDEGFDLVSGGTDNHLILLDLTNIGLTGLEAENLLGDAGITVNKNTIPRETRSPFVTSGLRIGTPAVTSRGMKEDEMKQIALFIARVLKDPENTTMTADVKEEVKGLASGFTLYPDEVC
- the folD gene encoding bifunctional methylenetetrahydrofolate dehydrogenase/methenyltetrahydrofolate cyclohydrolase FolD; translation: MLIDGKGISVKRLAALKEEIATSGCVPCLATVIVGADPASQMYVRMKHKACDDVGVTSVGVELPEDATTEEVVAAVAHLNDDPSVHGILVQLPLPKQIDTEAVIEAVSPAKDVDGFHPENVGALFSGRPRFVPCTPGGIMTLLAEYAIPTAGARAVVVGRSVDVGRPMAALLINADATVTVCHSRTKNLEDEMKAADILVSAIGKARFVTKDMVKPGAVVIDVGINYDDDGKLCGDVDFDAVADVASAITPVPGGVGPMTIATLMENTFAAAKRQIC
- the folP gene encoding dihydropteroate synthase yields the protein MLKCFVGTVGIGGGDPVRLMAVMNASPESFFSHSFVPREKLRDTAFRFLDDGAEIIDLGARSTAPDAPPLSAAEEKERLCASLKELAGIGLPVSVDTMFPDVLDAALRYDIDAINDIHGLANPDYARIAGDAGLPVFLMASTAVPGDAVGVTATHAACETVIDRAHRAGITDIILDPAIGHWIPERTMEDDWDLCRAFSSFQAHGCPLLAAVSRKSFIGDLLDTPPEGRLAGTMAVTYDLLLQGASVVRTHDVRETADLIRIFEHLRESRQNIT
- the cofE gene encoding coenzyme F420-0:L-glutamate ligase, which translates into the protein MTDNFCVYGLTTGIITAGDDITQAILTSAETACGIEDGDIIVIAESALASAEGAIVYLDDVTPSAEAERLAEEYRMDPRVVEVVIGQSDAIIGGIPGFLLCLRGGTLLPNAGTDGSNAPPGALVCLPDDPDQSAATIRERIRRETGRTVGVLIADSRTHAMRLGCGGVAIGCAGFGAVEDDVGRNDLFGRTLEVTKRAIGDNLASAAELVMGEADECVPAALIRGTNIPMTEERGVETIDAAECLFMGAALHADPSRLKGKPDTDTL
- the cofC gene encoding 2-phospho-L-lactate guanylyltransferase; this translates as MPVDAIIPFRPVNPKTRLSDIMDQQEREAFARVMLGDVIRALREAGCSPCILCTTDFRHTGAATYIDEQGLNEALNDYLARCTGGPVLIFMSDIPLATPASIRRVIETGADVAIVPGRGGGTNVIFIREPSRYRVDFYGASFCDHMAIAEAAGLSVEVIDSFFMSTDIDEREDLVEILLHGKGESRGYLQGIGIGLSLETGRVSVQRSPHE
- a CDS encoding ferredoxin-thioredoxin reductase catalytic domain-containing protein, producing the protein MMTGKSKKADEEAIQKSIREWAAEYAASKDWHLNPNDKQLDAVLKGLARNTVRLGERYCPCRMRTGDEETDREIICPCIFHEDELANDGNCHCRLFFRDE